A stretch of the Sinorhizobium alkalisoli genome encodes the following:
- a CDS encoding O-antigen ligase family protein, with protein sequence MSDTGFEEISAQAVRLRVAAFLFMALFLFLWVSIDPYVDLTGEAVLDPSAGNSNRLNQILALFVTAGMLGYGLLHPMRGIILQPRVLLALLYAWFFFVSVISVHPMLGIKGIILSTMMTLNASIYLLLPASERHFAKMLGIGTLIMLGFAYYGVLLKPTLAIHQASELREPMNAGLWRGHFPHKNSAAAAMVLAAFFGLFVMNSWSRVAGLAIVGLSFLFLINTGGKTSTAMLPAILLLAWLFERLRFLRVPIVIGGVGLFNLFAVGSAVFRPLGEFIAGLGIDATFTNRADIWRFAFSALAERPLTGHGFKGFWQTEELVYSGGTIETWAVAAANGHNSYLDIALTTGFPGLVLTLTWLVVLPLRNISRIAPDRAHSHLTRLFIRIWLYTIFHAGLESLFFEGGSLIWFTFMFALYGLQLQSSAALNVAPAAVNRSRVAHA encoded by the coding sequence ATGAGCGACACCGGCTTCGAGGAGATCAGTGCGCAGGCCGTGAGGCTGCGCGTTGCCGCCTTCCTTTTCATGGCCCTCTTCCTGTTCCTGTGGGTCTCGATCGATCCTTATGTCGACCTCACGGGCGAGGCCGTGCTCGATCCCTCAGCTGGAAACTCCAACCGGCTGAACCAGATTCTCGCGCTGTTCGTGACCGCCGGGATGTTGGGCTACGGACTGCTCCACCCGATGCGCGGCATCATCCTGCAGCCTCGGGTGCTGCTGGCACTGCTTTATGCCTGGTTCTTCTTCGTCTCCGTGATCTCCGTCCACCCGATGCTGGGGATCAAGGGCATTATTCTTTCGACGATGATGACGCTCAATGCCAGCATCTATCTGCTGCTGCCGGCCTCCGAGCGCCACTTCGCCAAGATGCTCGGCATCGGCACACTGATCATGCTCGGCTTTGCTTATTATGGCGTTCTGCTCAAGCCGACGCTGGCCATCCATCAGGCATCGGAACTGCGCGAGCCGATGAATGCGGGGCTTTGGCGCGGCCATTTCCCGCACAAGAACAGCGCGGCCGCGGCCATGGTGCTCGCCGCCTTCTTCGGGCTTTTCGTCATGAACAGCTGGTCGCGCGTCGCGGGGCTTGCGATCGTGGGGCTTTCCTTTCTTTTCTTGATCAATACCGGCGGCAAGACGTCGACAGCAATGCTGCCGGCGATCCTCTTGCTCGCCTGGCTCTTCGAAAGACTGCGCTTTCTGCGTGTCCCGATCGTTATCGGTGGTGTCGGGCTGTTCAATCTCTTCGCCGTCGGCTCGGCTGTCTTCAGGCCGCTCGGCGAATTCATCGCCGGGCTCGGCATCGATGCGACCTTCACAAACCGTGCCGACATCTGGCGTTTCGCCTTTTCGGCGCTCGCCGAACGCCCTTTAACCGGCCATGGCTTCAAGGGATTCTGGCAGACGGAGGAACTGGTCTATAGCGGCGGCACGATCGAGACCTGGGCCGTGGCCGCCGCCAACGGCCATAATTCCTATCTGGATATCGCGCTGACCACCGGTTTCCCAGGGCTCGTCCTGACGCTGACTTGGCTCGTCGTGCTGCCGCTGCGCAATATCTCGCGTATCGCCCCTGATCGTGCGCATTCGCATCTGACGCGACTCTTCATTCGTATCTGGCTCTATACGATCTTCCACGCCGGCCTCGAGAGCCTCTTCTTCGAGGGCGGCAGTCTGATCTGGTTCACCTTCATGTTTGCACTTTATGGTTTGCAACTGCAGTCGAGCGCCGCGCTGAACGTTGCGCCTGCTGCCGTGAATAGGAGTCGAGTTGCTCATGCTTGA
- a CDS encoding glycosyltransferase family 4 protein — protein sequence MPTPDAAGKRLLAINNYYYRRGGAEAVFFDHMHMFGELGWDVVPFAMQHEQNEASPWSDYFVSEIEYGRRTGPLRKLAQAASVIYSVEAQRKIGRLVDRTRPSVAHAHNVYHHLSPAIFSTLKVAGIPVVMTVHDLKLACPSYKMLRAGKVCEDCRGGRIYNVLRHRCVKDSLPLSAVVFAESMLHRMLGLYRDKVDRLVVPSSFYLEKLVEWGWPREKMVHIPNFVDVSGLRCDWQESNYFVFAGRLAPEKGIETLIRAIALAGERLVIAGTGPEEESLRQLAGELGADVTFAGYLSGEKLHRLIGESRALVLPSEWYENAPISVLETYALGRPVIGAAIGGIPEMVREGTGLLALSGDVEDLAGALRRMAALSPEERARMGAEGRAWIDRDFSAAAYRSRTLELYATLGVA from the coding sequence GTGCCCACGCCAGACGCTGCCGGAAAACGCCTGCTGGCGATCAACAACTATTACTACCGGCGCGGCGGGGCCGAGGCGGTGTTCTTCGATCATATGCACATGTTCGGCGAGCTTGGATGGGATGTCGTTCCCTTCGCCATGCAGCACGAGCAGAACGAAGCCTCGCCCTGGTCGGACTATTTCGTTTCCGAGATCGAGTATGGCCGCAGGACCGGCCCCTTGCGCAAGTTGGCTCAGGCAGCGAGTGTCATCTATTCAGTCGAGGCCCAGCGAAAGATCGGCCGATTGGTAGACCGCACCCGGCCGTCTGTCGCCCATGCCCATAACGTCTACCACCATCTTTCGCCGGCGATCTTCTCCACGCTGAAGGTCGCGGGCATTCCGGTCGTGATGACGGTGCATGACCTGAAGCTCGCCTGCCCTTCTTATAAGATGCTGCGCGCCGGCAAGGTTTGCGAAGACTGTCGCGGGGGCAGGATCTACAATGTGCTCCGTCACCGTTGCGTCAAGGATTCGCTGCCGTTGAGCGCGGTCGTATTCGCGGAGAGCATGCTGCACCGGATGCTCGGGCTCTATCGAGACAAGGTGGACCGGCTGGTAGTGCCGAGCAGTTTCTATCTGGAAAAGCTCGTCGAATGGGGTTGGCCGCGCGAGAAGATGGTCCATATTCCCAATTTCGTCGATGTTTCCGGCTTGCGCTGTGACTGGCAGGAGAGCAACTATTTCGTTTTTGCCGGGCGGCTCGCTCCGGAAAAGGGGATCGAAACCTTGATCCGGGCAATCGCGCTTGCGGGAGAACGGCTCGTCATTGCCGGGACCGGGCCCGAAGAGGAAAGCCTTCGGCAACTGGCCGGCGAACTCGGTGCTGACGTGACCTTCGCAGGCTATCTCTCCGGCGAGAAATTGCATCGGCTGATCGGTGAATCCCGCGCACTCGTGCTGCCGTCGGAATGGTACGAGAACGCACCGATCAGCGTGCTCGAGACCTACGCGCTCGGCCGACCTGTCATCGGCGCGGCGATTGGTGGCATTCCCGAAATGGTGCGGGAGGGAACGGGGCTCCTGGCGCTCTCGGGAGACGTCGAAGACCTCGCAGGTGCGCTGCGCCGGATGGCAGCACTTTCGCCGGAGGAGCGCGCGCGCATGGGTGCCGAAGGCCGGGCCTGGATCGACCGCGACTTTTCCGCAGCCGCCTATCGGTCGAGGACCTTGGAGCTCTACGCGACGCTGGGCGTCGCCTGA
- a CDS encoding VanZ family protein produces the protein MNFRRAVSLVAWLLLAVVVYSTLSPVGMRPHIGNWVQFERFGAYGALGLSFAMAYPRRRGLVLTVLLAGAAGLELLQMVLPDRHARFGDLAVKMAGTACGVCVAWLSVRYAQRFRLAESGAVRKANPDGS, from the coding sequence ATGAATTTCAGGCGCGCTGTCTCCCTGGTCGCATGGCTCCTGCTTGCTGTGGTCGTCTATTCCACGCTGTCGCCGGTCGGCATGCGGCCGCATATCGGCAACTGGGTGCAATTCGAAAGGTTCGGCGCCTACGGGGCGCTCGGGCTCAGTTTTGCCATGGCCTATCCGAGGCGGAGGGGGCTCGTTCTGACAGTGCTTCTGGCCGGCGCGGCCGGTCTTGAGCTGCTGCAGATGGTTTTGCCCGACCGGCACGCGCGGTTCGGCGACCTTGCAGTCAAGATGGCGGGCACGGCATGCGGCGTATGCGTGGCGTGGCTCTCTGTCCGCTATGCGCAGCGATTCCGGCTGGCCGAGTCTGGAGCGGTGCGGAAAGCAAATCCTGACGGATCGTGA
- a CDS encoding glycosyltransferase family 2 protein, with product MTISVIIKTLNEEKRIAATIESALVALEGKGGEIIVADSGSADRTIEIAARYPVIIAQIAAPARPSCGIGPQLGFQYSRGEHVCLIDGDMLLDDGFLDDAVRFLADNPAIAGVTGHVEEMHVANLEFARRVNRNAPENRTGGIDRMNGGGLYRRCAIEEVGYLSDRNLHGYEEFDLGIRLRNAGWGLHRLDRRFVQHFGHSVNSYRLLIRRWKSKYLFGIGELLRASLGKPYFPELLRELPELRLWALVHLWWLFCLWLLLFLPDKIMAFTAVAAMLLGVVALAGVKKRSLGMGLYTVVAWFFHAAALPVGLLRSRQPPDAPIESRILGKRA from the coding sequence TTGACTATATCGGTTATTATCAAGACCTTGAATGAGGAAAAGCGCATTGCCGCGACGATCGAAAGCGCGCTCGTGGCGCTTGAGGGCAAGGGCGGCGAGATCATCGTCGCCGACAGCGGCTCGGCCGATCGCACGATCGAGATCGCCGCGCGCTATCCCGTTATCATCGCGCAGATTGCTGCGCCTGCGCGGCCGAGCTGCGGGATCGGTCCGCAACTGGGCTTTCAATATTCCCGTGGCGAACATGTCTGCCTCATCGACGGAGACATGCTACTCGATGACGGCTTTCTCGACGACGCCGTCCGCTTCCTTGCCGACAATCCCGCGATTGCGGGCGTGACGGGGCATGTCGAGGAGATGCACGTCGCCAATCTCGAATTCGCGCGACGTGTCAACCGCAACGCACCCGAAAACCGCACGGGAGGGATAGATCGCATGAACGGCGGGGGCCTCTATCGGCGTTGCGCGATCGAGGAGGTGGGCTATCTCTCGGATCGGAACCTGCATGGTTACGAGGAATTCGATCTCGGCATCCGGCTGCGTAACGCCGGTTGGGGGCTCCATCGCCTCGACCGCCGTTTCGTCCAGCACTTCGGCCACAGCGTGAATTCCTATCGGTTGCTGATTCGCCGCTGGAAGAGCAAATATCTCTTCGGGATCGGCGAGCTCCTGCGCGCCTCGCTCGGGAAGCCCTATTTCCCTGAGCTTTTGAGGGAACTGCCCGAGCTCAGGCTTTGGGCGCTCGTCCACCTCTGGTGGCTCTTCTGTCTTTGGCTTCTCCTATTCCTGCCCGATAAGATCATGGCGTTTACTGCCGTCGCCGCCATGCTACTTGGTGTCGTTGCCCTTGCCGGCGTCAAGAAGCGCAGCCTCGGCATGGGGCTTTATACAGTCGTCGCCTGGTTCTTCCATGCCGCCGCTCTGCCGGTTGGCTTGCTTCGGAGCCGTCAGCCGCCGGACGCTCCGATCGAGAGCAGAATACTCGGAAAGCGGGCATGA
- a CDS encoding glycosyltransferase family 4 protein: protein MMLGLRGIPNVQGGVEKHVEMLAAKLAAQGWEIEVVGRRRYLAQSPLSSRDGVRVFPIWAPRRMALEAIVHTFLGVCFAAVRRPDILHIHAIGPALMVPLARLFGLKVVVTHHGYDYDRQKWGGFAKSMLKLGERLGMRLAHGRIAISREIVEAMGARYRVPVSFVPNGVAVPSLCGESGILEEFGLARRRYVLLAARLVPEKRQIDLIRAFAKLGDAGFKLVLAGGAEFETPYAREVRAVASDVPGVVLTGFQTGDRLTDLFANAALFVLPSSHEGMPIALLEAMGYGLPVLASDIVANRELGLAAEDYFPLGDTEALSAAIAGKLENLPGEEEVLARMAHVEATHSWTSVARKTLAVYGALNR, encoded by the coding sequence ATGATGCTGGGGCTGCGCGGAATTCCGAATGTGCAGGGCGGCGTCGAAAAGCATGTCGAAATGCTTGCGGCCAAGCTGGCGGCGCAAGGCTGGGAAATCGAGGTCGTGGGACGGCGGCGCTATCTGGCGCAGTCCCCACTTTCGTCCCGGGACGGGGTCCGCGTCTTTCCGATCTGGGCGCCGCGGAGGATGGCGCTTGAAGCAATCGTGCACACCTTCCTCGGCGTGTGTTTCGCCGCCGTTCGGCGTCCCGACATCCTGCACATCCACGCCATCGGCCCGGCTCTGATGGTGCCGCTCGCGCGGCTGTTCGGCTTGAAAGTTGTCGTCACCCATCACGGCTATGACTACGACCGGCAGAAATGGGGCGGCTTTGCCAAGAGCATGCTGAAGCTCGGTGAGCGCCTGGGCATGAGGCTTGCGCATGGGCGCATCGCGATTTCGAGAGAAATCGTGGAAGCGATGGGTGCGCGCTACCGCGTGCCCGTCTCCTTCGTGCCAAATGGCGTCGCCGTCCCGTCACTGTGCGGCGAGAGCGGCATTCTCGAGGAGTTCGGACTGGCGCGACGCCGTTATGTGTTGCTTGCTGCGCGACTGGTGCCCGAAAAGCGACAGATCGACCTGATCAGGGCTTTCGCAAAGCTCGGCGATGCCGGCTTCAAGCTCGTGCTCGCGGGTGGCGCCGAATTCGAGACGCCCTATGCCCGAGAGGTGAGGGCGGTCGCGAGCGATGTACCGGGCGTCGTCCTTACGGGCTTCCAGACCGGTGACCGGCTAACGGACCTCTTCGCCAATGCGGCGCTCTTCGTCCTGCCTTCCAGTCACGAGGGCATGCCGATAGCGCTACTGGAGGCTATGGGCTATGGTTTGCCCGTGCTGGCAAGCGACATCGTTGCCAATCGCGAGCTTGGCCTGGCGGCCGAAGACTATTTTCCCCTCGGCGATACAGAGGCACTCTCCGCGGCCATTGCCGGCAAACTCGAGAATCTGCCGGGCGAAGAAGAGGTACTCGCTCGCATGGCGCATGTCGAAGCGACCCATAGCTGGACGAGCGTCGCGCGGAAGACGCTTGCTGTCTATGGGGCGCTGAATCGATAG
- a CDS encoding glycoside hydrolase → MKIASLVAATTIACGCWAPLASASDDWVPVREISLEMKAGSPLDFSPFLPNGPIDAGHRLVAGAGGRLAYAAAPKEPVRMFCASLAWSPASGGFPDHDGADRYARQLALHGYNVARLHFTDASLMHDRRKDFDFDPGTLDRIHYLLAALKRNGIYWIIDGLSSSRGAYGGHDDRWEANGDLKLRLHLDDEAFQHWKTLQERFLAVVNPYTGTAPIRDEALALVILVNENGIEFDSVVHERFGKPHYDAALAAPFNRWLARRYRSTGALAQAWGDLSDGEQLEAGTVELPADRYRDGARMRDLQAFFIEMEQASVARMSKVLRDLGYQGLISSYNNWPTVQTELTRRDLDAATMNTYHDWVGGYAPGSALLQASSIDDGANYMRMAAAARWLGKPFVVTEYDHLFWNRYRYEAGLVMPAYAALQGWDALCRHGHGPIALAYGEPYPHKRAMLPYAIALDPVARAGETLAALLYRRGDIAESGITIPYAVRGEQDLSEDMQAREPERLTDLALIGRIGLLWEDDLDEEIGVGQPRPDDAGGVMEHLRSSGRLPPGNRTDIAHGRYESDTGEILLDRPTGQLRISTPATEAAAFSSLREPIDLGTLRIEQADGNGLVALSVIDGDNTLNESRRLLLIFATDAQNTDMVFRDSEERIIEDFGRLPVLIRKGRVDLALSRTAPKWRVSPVGLDGTVYPPVHAGTDAVTFRLSNDTPYGPTTYFLIELDGG, encoded by the coding sequence ATGAAGATCGCCAGCCTTGTCGCCGCGACGACGATCGCCTGCGGCTGTTGGGCGCCCCTGGCAAGCGCCTCGGACGATTGGGTACCCGTTCGCGAAATCTCGCTTGAAATGAAGGCCGGAAGCCCGCTCGACTTTTCGCCCTTCCTGCCGAACGGGCCGATCGATGCCGGGCATCGCCTCGTCGCCGGAGCCGGAGGACGGCTGGCCTATGCGGCCGCGCCGAAAGAGCCGGTTCGGATGTTCTGCGCATCGCTTGCCTGGAGCCCGGCGTCCGGCGGCTTTCCGGATCATGACGGCGCCGACCGATACGCGCGCCAGCTTGCGCTCCATGGCTATAATGTGGCGCGGCTTCACTTCACCGATGCAAGCCTGATGCACGATCGCCGGAAGGATTTCGATTTCGATCCGGGGACGCTGGACCGCATCCATTATCTGCTCGCGGCACTGAAGCGCAACGGCATCTACTGGATCATCGACGGTCTTTCATCGTCGCGCGGCGCCTATGGTGGCCACGACGACCGCTGGGAGGCGAATGGCGATCTCAAGCTCCGCCTGCATCTCGACGATGAGGCGTTCCAGCACTGGAAGACGCTGCAGGAGAGATTTCTTGCGGTGGTCAATCCCTATACCGGGACTGCGCCCATTCGCGACGAAGCGCTGGCACTCGTAATTCTCGTTAATGAAAACGGCATCGAGTTCGACAGCGTCGTGCACGAGCGTTTCGGCAAACCGCATTACGACGCGGCGCTCGCCGCTCCCTTCAACCGTTGGCTCGCAAGGCGCTACCGGTCGACCGGCGCCCTGGCACAAGCCTGGGGAGACCTCAGCGACGGCGAACAGCTCGAAGCGGGAACGGTGGAACTCCCGGCCGACCGCTATAGGGATGGCGCACGCATGCGCGACCTGCAGGCGTTCTTCATTGAAATGGAACAGGCTTCCGTCGCGCGAATGAGCAAGGTATTGCGCGACCTCGGCTATCAGGGCCTGATCAGCAGCTACAACAATTGGCCGACGGTACAGACGGAATTGACCCGGCGTGATCTCGATGCGGCCACAATGAACACCTATCACGATTGGGTTGGCGGCTATGCGCCGGGCAGCGCCCTGTTGCAGGCGAGTTCCATCGACGACGGAGCCAATTACATGCGGATGGCGGCCGCCGCGCGCTGGCTTGGGAAGCCGTTTGTCGTCACTGAATACGACCACCTCTTCTGGAACCGCTACCGTTATGAGGCCGGCCTTGTCATGCCGGCCTATGCCGCTCTTCAGGGCTGGGATGCGCTCTGCCGTCACGGCCACGGACCGATCGCGCTCGCCTACGGCGAACCCTATCCGCACAAGCGTGCAATGCTTCCCTATGCGATCGCTCTCGATCCGGTCGCCCGTGCCGGCGAGACGCTGGCCGCGCTCCTTTATCGCCGGGGTGACATCGCCGAGTCGGGCATTACGATTCCCTATGCGGTGCGCGGCGAGCAGGATCTTTCAGAGGACATGCAGGCACGGGAGCCCGAGCGGCTGACGGATTTGGCGCTGATCGGCAGGATCGGATTGCTCTGGGAGGACGACTTGGACGAAGAAATCGGTGTCGGCCAGCCGCGCCCTGACGATGCCGGGGGCGTTATGGAGCACTTGCGCAGCAGCGGGCGCCTGCCCCCTGGCAATCGCACCGATATCGCACACGGGCGCTACGAGAGCGATACCGGAGAGATACTGCTCGATCGCCCGACCGGACAACTCCGGATCTCGACGCCAGCGACCGAAGCGGCGGCGTTTTCCTCGCTGCGCGAGCCGATCGATCTCGGCACGCTCCGTATCGAACAGGCGGACGGCAATGGTCTTGTCGCGCTTTCGGTGATCGACGGCGACAACACGCTTAACGAGAGTCGTCGGCTGCTTTTGATCTTCGCGACGGATGCCCAGAACACCGACATGGTCTTTCGCGATAGCGAGGAGCGCATCATCGAAGACTTCGGCAGGCTGCCGGTCCTGATCCGCAAGGGCCGCGTCGACTTGGCCCTGTCGAGGACGGCGCCAAAGTGGCGCGTCTCGCCCGTTGGTCTCGACGGAACCGTCTATCCGCCGGTGCATGCGGGTACCGATGCCGTCACCTTCCGCCTTTCCAACGACACGCCCTATGGGCCGACGACCTACTTCCTTATCGAGCTCGACGGTGGCTGA
- a CDS encoding polysaccharide deacetylase family protein, whose amino-acid sequence MLEWQGWIGSLVDRMANRLIWNLARGRRELETDVPLVSFTFDDVPDSALNEGASILERHGVRGTFYIAGGLAGKIEPDRTLITREGCGEILARGHEIGCHTYAHRRIRDIRRLDDDLDRNAHYLKSVGVPEPARNFAFPYNAAWPPARAVMRRRYRTCRGAGEAINRGVVDPLMIKAVEIRQPEQHARDLTRWIDDIADRPGWLVFYTHDIAPRPTPYGCRPETFEHLVRYAVGKGCRVLPVDRALDALNW is encoded by the coding sequence ATGCTTGAATGGCAGGGATGGATCGGTTCGCTCGTGGACCGCATGGCAAACCGGCTGATCTGGAACCTCGCCCGTGGACGGCGCGAGCTCGAGACGGATGTGCCTCTTGTCTCCTTCACCTTCGACGACGTGCCGGATAGCGCGCTGAACGAGGGCGCGTCCATTCTCGAGCGGCACGGCGTTCGCGGCACCTTCTATATCGCGGGCGGACTGGCTGGAAAGATCGAGCCGGACCGGACGCTGATCACACGGGAAGGATGCGGCGAGATTCTTGCGCGGGGCCATGAAATCGGTTGCCACACCTATGCACATCGCCGGATACGCGACATTCGCCGCCTCGACGACGATCTCGATCGGAATGCGCACTATCTGAAGAGCGTCGGTGTCCCGGAGCCGGCGCGCAACTTCGCTTTCCCCTATAATGCTGCCTGGCCGCCGGCCCGGGCCGTGATGCGCAGGCGCTACCGGACCTGTCGCGGCGCCGGCGAGGCGATCAATCGCGGCGTTGTCGACCCGTTGATGATCAAGGCCGTGGAAATCCGGCAGCCGGAACAGCATGCAAGAGACTTGACACGGTGGATCGACGATATCGCCGATCGGCCCGGCTGGCTCGTCTTCTACACCCACGACATCGCACCGCGGCCGACGCCCTACGGCTGCAGGCCGGAAACCTTCGAGCACCTCGTCCGCTACGCGGTCGGCAAGGGATGCCGCGTGCTCCCCGTCGATCGGGCGCTTGACGCGCTCAACTGGTAG
- a CDS encoding GumC family protein, with the protein MYRPSEPEGQRLRLETRFERPRSRGGSLLDLLPDRPEPSTIPAPIVARSQGIADPVPSRVSDYFPGLPLLGSIGIDHIVAWLRDGFRWIVLALFVCVAGALGYAMTATPRYTVYTDIVVDPANLNVVSDDVFMSNPQRDAQLLEVESKLRTLTSRNVLERVISKLRLTEDPEYVKPTPLSALMALFSSQHAKAGKELAAMRALSERVEARREERSFVVVLKVWSEAPDNAVTLADAMVDAFEAELFQSAAESAGRVAENLNARLDQLRRSVTEAEKKVEDFRRANRLLSANGELVSNQLSGELNTQVLEAQQRFIQAETRYKQMSAAIAQGQTASASVFESADMTNLRQQFNTVQQQIGAMQLTYGERHPRLAAARSERTTLEAAINQEARRIAERAKADFDRERSSLDALRVKANDERSNVFTDNDAQVHLRDLERDARTKAAVYETHLARAQQITERQQIDTTNIRVISRALPPESRSWPPRTVILLIGGAVAGLGIGVTLALGLGLWRYLRAQQRATG; encoded by the coding sequence ATGTACCGGCCGAGCGAGCCCGAGGGACAAAGATTGCGCCTTGAGACGCGCTTTGAGCGGCCGCGCTCGCGCGGCGGGTCGCTGCTCGATCTCCTCCCGGATCGCCCCGAACCATCCACGATCCCTGCTCCGATCGTTGCACGGTCTCAGGGCATAGCGGACCCTGTGCCGTCACGAGTTAGCGATTATTTTCCCGGGCTTCCTCTGCTGGGCAGCATCGGGATCGATCACATCGTCGCCTGGCTGCGCGACGGCTTTCGCTGGATCGTTCTTGCACTCTTCGTCTGTGTCGCCGGTGCCCTCGGCTATGCGATGACGGCGACTCCGCGCTACACGGTCTATACCGACATTGTTGTCGATCCTGCGAACCTCAATGTCGTCAGCGACGACGTCTTCATGAGCAATCCGCAGCGCGATGCGCAATTGCTGGAGGTCGAAAGCAAGCTCAGGACGCTGACGTCGAGGAACGTCCTGGAACGCGTCATCAGTAAGCTGCGGTTGACGGAAGACCCGGAATACGTCAAGCCGACGCCGCTTTCGGCACTGATGGCTCTCTTTTCATCGCAGCATGCGAAGGCCGGCAAGGAACTGGCCGCCATGCGGGCACTCTCCGAGCGGGTCGAGGCGCGCCGCGAGGAACGCTCCTTCGTAGTCGTCCTGAAAGTCTGGAGCGAGGCACCGGACAATGCTGTGACGCTCGCAGATGCGATGGTCGATGCCTTTGAGGCGGAACTCTTCCAATCGGCCGCCGAGAGTGCCGGCCGCGTGGCGGAAAACCTCAATGCGCGGCTCGATCAACTGCGCCGGAGCGTGACCGAGGCGGAAAAGAAGGTCGAGGATTTCCGGCGGGCCAATAGACTGCTGTCGGCCAATGGCGAACTTGTCAGCAATCAGCTGTCAGGCGAACTCAACACCCAGGTCCTCGAAGCGCAGCAGCGCTTCATCCAGGCGGAAACCCGTTACAAGCAGATGAGCGCGGCGATCGCGCAAGGGCAGACCGCCAGCGCCTCGGTCTTCGAGTCGGCCGACATGACCAATCTCCGCCAGCAGTTCAACACCGTGCAGCAGCAGATCGGCGCAATGCAGCTTACCTATGGCGAGAGGCACCCGCGTCTCGCCGCGGCGCGCTCGGAGCGCACGACGCTCGAGGCGGCGATCAATCAGGAGGCGCGGCGCATAGCGGAACGCGCGAAGGCCGATTTCGATCGGGAACGCTCGTCTCTCGATGCCTTGCGGGTGAAAGCGAACGACGAGAGGTCGAACGTCTTTACCGACAATGACGCGCAGGTTCATCTTCGCGATCTCGAACGCGACGCGCGCACCAAGGCGGCGGTGTATGAAACGCATCTCGCCCGCGCGCAACAGATCACCGAACGCCAGCAGATCGATACCACAAACATCCGCGTCATCTCGCGTGCGCTGCCGCCGGAGTCGCGAAGCTGGCCACCGCGCACGGTCATCCTGCTGATCGGCGGCGCCGTGGCGGGCCTTGGGATCGGCGTTACCCTGGCTCTTGGCCTCGGCCTGTGGCGATATCTTCGCGCCCAACAGCGCGCGACCGGCTAG
- a CDS encoding capsular biosynthesis protein: MDDFPEIIGKAWWPKQSMRLGATFFVRRAFPWLGRYFGDKPLVSTLLPGIEGIVSWGGRIPAKTAMAIAGARRLPHWHLEDGFLRSVGLGKDGAAPVSIIADDLALPVDGGRASRLELLIAEAAGGGHDAAGKQIRERMVRHRLSKYNNLPHRQPRIERGRSRRVLLVDQVVGDVSVERALGSRRSFDRMLDDALASGAQCIVRTHPDVMAGYRKGYMTERAARTCGVILLADKVSVASILDVVDEVWTVSSQVGFDALLRRMPVRSYAVPFYAGWGLTDDRAAPVAQAALARRAAARPSIDALTAAALALYPSYRNPVTWQPMDIFEAIDLLVAAIERD; this comes from the coding sequence ATGGATGATTTTCCCGAGATCATCGGCAAGGCCTGGTGGCCGAAGCAGAGCATGCGGCTCGGGGCGACGTTCTTCGTGCGCCGGGCCTTCCCTTGGCTCGGCCGCTATTTTGGAGATAAACCACTTGTCTCGACCCTGTTGCCGGGGATCGAGGGCATCGTTTCCTGGGGCGGGCGCATTCCTGCAAAGACGGCGATGGCGATCGCCGGCGCCCGACGGCTGCCGCATTGGCACCTGGAGGATGGCTTCCTGCGTTCGGTCGGCCTGGGCAAAGACGGTGCCGCTCCGGTCTCGATCATTGCCGACGACCTGGCGCTGCCGGTCGACGGCGGACGGGCATCGCGCCTTGAACTGTTGATCGCCGAGGCGGCGGGCGGCGGGCACGACGCCGCCGGAAAGCAGATCCGCGAGCGTATGGTCCGCCATAGGCTTTCGAAATACAACAACCTGCCGCATCGCCAGCCACGGATCGAGCGTGGCAGAAGCCGGCGCGTCCTCCTCGTCGACCAGGTCGTGGGCGACGTCTCGGTCGAACGGGCGCTTGGCAGCCGTCGCTCCTTCGACCGGATGCTCGACGACGCTCTCGCGAGCGGCGCGCAGTGCATCGTTCGCACGCATCCCGACGTGATGGCCGGCTATCGGAAAGGCTACATGACCGAGCGCGCGGCCCGGACATGCGGTGTGATCCTGCTCGCCGACAAAGTCTCGGTCGCCTCTATCCTCGATGTCGTCGACGAGGTCTGGACGGTCTCCAGCCAGGTCGGGTTCGATGCCCTGCTGCGGAGGATGCCTGTCCGCTCCTATGCCGTGCCCTTCTATGCCGGATGGGGACTGACGGATGACCGCGCTGCGCCGGTCGCGCAAGCGGCACTGGCGCGCCGGGCGGCGGCCAGACCATCGATCGATGCGCTGACCGCCGCAGCGCTCGCGCTTTATCCGAGCTATCGCAATCCGGTGACTTGGCAACCGATGGACATATTTGAGGCGATCGATCTCCTGGTCGCCGCAATCGAGCGAGACTGA